The stretch of DNA AACTCGCGCACGGTACGCATCCGTCCCTGACCGCAATGCGGGCACAAATTCGGGATCTTCTCCAGAAATGCCGCCAATCGCAGATGGAGTTTGGCAGGACTGGCAGCGCCCGCCAACGCCCAACAACGCCCGCGCTTGTCGTCGCCCGGCTTTCGCCTGGCTGTGGTGCAGCCCGTATGGCGGATGCGCGCAAAGCGATGGGGCGCACGTGCAGCAAAACGGCGGATGAATTCCTAACCCCGGCAGGGTCATCTCCTTCTCCACTCCGTCTGCCCATTGTCGCGGTAGCGAAGGTGACGCCCTCTGGCCCGATGTGCAAGATGCGGTGGTTGCTGATGTGATAGCGTGCGGTAACGACCGAAATACTCGGCCCAGCGTCTCTGGGCTGCGGTTGTCGGCTCCCTTGGGCGGCGCTTCGATGTACACTTCCCAATTCTGGCGCAGCGCCGCTGTCACCATCTCTTCGATTGTCTGTCCCATCGCCGCCGCGTCCCAGGCCAACTTGCCTCTGGTAACAATTCGCACTCCTGGCAAACGCGCGGCGGAAGTCAACATTGGGCCACTACCGGAAGAGGTACTTCTTGTGCCGACCCCATCTGCCGCCGGCCTTTGTCCCGACCAACGCCCCGCCGGTCACCATGCAGTGAATGTGGGGTGGAACTGTATCGTCTGGCCCCAGGTGTGCAGGACTATTGGTAAAACCAGTACCATTGGTACTTCCCCCATAGGTTCTTCAGCAGCCGCGCTCGCCGTCTGAAACAGCAGGTCATAGAGCAGCTTCTGGTTATAGCGCACCAGGGGGTTGAAGACGTGGTCTAGGGGTGAAGACAACCTGGTAGTAGGGGCAGGCAGCAGCAGCGCTTTCTGCTTTTCCAACCACGCGCCTTCCTCGAAATGGCCGCAGCCGGGGCGTAGCGTTCTTTGGGCACAGTAAGCGATTTCACCGACCGCAGGAACCGCACTGTTTCCAGGTAGCCGCCCAACGCCGCCGTGCGGAAGCGCAAGATGTCGTTGACTGCTTTGGTTTGTTGGTGCTGAGGGGTGCTGCCGTCGGCAGGCATCCAGCCAGTTGCCGGTGCGCAGCACGTCGGCGACGCTGTGTTTGGCGCGGGTTGTTTCGACCTTGATGTCTGGCAAGAACATGAGACTATGGTTCCCGTCGAGCTTAAACGTCGCAAGTCCGATGCCTCATTGACAGGTCTGGCAATTGGATGATCAAAAACTGTTCCACGGCCGCTAAAGTGTTGGGCAAAGTCTGCGTTATTTGCTTCCGGCACGCCCAGTCCGGCTCCTCTAGCCCAACGGATAAAACCGTTTATGGCCGCTTTGTCAAAGCGTAGCAGCGCCCAGTCCAAGACCGCGCTTGATTTCAGCGAAGGTGGTTTTCTGAATAGTCCGGTGCGGCCGTTGCCGCGGGTCGATTTCTAAAGATAACTGCTGCATGGCCCGCCGTGAGCCGGAAACGACACTGGCTGCACCGGTGCAGACCACCTGGTAGGCGATTCATAGGCAAAATAACCGATAACTTTATCATGACGGCTATGATGGGCAGACATGTCAACTTCTCTGCTCTCTGAACGCTTTTGCTCTGCTAATTTGAGTCAAAATTTATACGACGATCGGGAGTTGATAGGCCGGTCTTCCTCTAGCGGAGCTTTCATCTAACGATCGATAACCGGCGCACGGGCAGACACAAGACGGACTGGACCAGGCTTCGTTCTGCCCGGTGTGTCCGGTCCATCTGCGGTTAGATGGGCGGTTAGCTATAGTGTTTTGCCCTGTTTCTCGTGTGGCTCCAGTAAGCTGCTGAGGTGTGCTGTTACCTTAACTGACCCTGTTTGCCCGGCATCATAAACCATTTTTCGCCTTTTGTCACCTGCAAAACTGCTGCAAATCAGCCTGTTTTTTACCTCTTTTCAGCCATCAGGCCCACTCCCCCTTCGAAACCCGGGCCACTCCCGCATCCAGTCGTCAGACAGGCGCCGGCCGCGCTCTACCCGGTATGCCCACCAGCCGCGCCAGAAAACCACGCCATCCTTTCACCGGCCCAAACTCGCGCACGGTACGCATCTGTCCCCTGGCCGCAATGCGGGCACAAATTCGGGTCTTTCTCCAGAAATGCCGCCAGCCAATCCAGCAGATGTAGTTTGGCCGGGACTGGCAGCGCCCCGCCAACGCCCAACAACGCCCGCGCTTGTCGTCGCTCGGCTTTCGCCTGGCTGTGGTGCAGCCCGTAATGGCGGATGCGTACAAAGCGATGGGGGCAGCACGTGCAGCAAAACGGCGGATGAATTCTAACCCCGGCAGGGTCATCTCCTTCTCCACCCGTCTGCCCGATTGTCGCGGTAGCGGAAGGTGACGCCCTCTGGCCCGATGTGCAGATGCGGTGGTTGCTGATGGCGATAGCGTGCGGTAACGACCCAAATACTCGGCCAGCGTCTCTGGGCTGCGGTTGTCGGCTCCCTTGGGCGGCGCTTCGATGTACACTTCCCAATTCTGGCGCAGCGCCGCTGTCACCATCTCTTCGATTGTCTGTCCCATCGCCGCCGCGTCCCAGGCCAACTTGCCCTGCTGGGCCAATTCCCGCACTCCCTGGCAAAACGCGCGGCGGAAGTCGGCCGACAGGGCCACTACCGGGAAGAGGTACTTCTTGTGCGCCGACCGCCATCTGCCGCCGGCCTTTGTCTTGACCAACGCCCCGCCGGTCACCATGCAGTGAATGTGGGGGTGGAACTGTATCGTCTGGCCCCAGGTGTGCAGGACGATGGTAAAGCCGATTTTCCCTTTCAGGTACTTCTCCCCATAGGTCTTCAGCAGCCGCGCCGCCGTCTGGAACAGCAGGTCATAGAGCAGCTTCTGGTTATAGCGCACCAGGGGGTTGAAGACGTGGTCTATGGTGAAGACAACCTGGTAGTAGGGGCAGGGCAGCAGCAGCGCTTTCTGCTTTTCCAACCACTGCGCCTTCTCGAAATGGCCGCAGCCGGGGCAGTGGCGGTTCTTGCAGGCACAGTAAGCGATTTCCCACTGACCGCAGGAATCGCACTGTTTCAGGTAGCCGCCCAACGCCGCCGTGCGGCAGCGCAAGATGTCGTTGACTGCTTTGGTTTGTTGGTAGCTGAGGGGGTGCTGCCGTCGGCAGGTATCCAGCCAGTTGCCGGTGCGCAGCACGTCGGCGACGCTGTGTTTGGCGCGGTTGTTTCGACCTTGATGTCTGGCAAGAACATGAGACTATGGTACCCGTCGAAGCCAGAATGTCGCAAGTCCGATGCCTACGACAGGTCTGCGGTGGATGATCAAAACCGTTCTACGGCCGCTTCGTGTTGGGCAAAGTCTGCGTTATTTGCTTCCGGCACGCCCAGTCCGGCTCCTCTGGCCAACGGATAAAACCGTTTATAGGCTGCTTTGTCAAAGCGTACGCAGCGCCCAGTTCAAGACCGCGCTTGATTTCAGCGAAGGTGGTTTTCTGAATAGTCCGGTGCGGCGTTGCTGCGGGTCGATTTCTAAAAGATACTGCTGCATGGCCCGCCGTGAGCCGGCAAGACGACAGGCTGCACCGGTGCAGACCACCTGGTAGGCGATTCATAGGCAAAATAACCGATAACTTTATCGACGGCATATGATGGGCAGACATGTCAACTTCTTTGCTCTCTGAACGCTTTTGCTCTGCTAATTTGAGTCAAAATTTTACATACGATCGGGAGTTGATACACGGTCTTCCTCTAGCGGAGCTTTCATCTAACGTCACCATCAGCCGCGCTGGCGCGGGTCACCAAAACCTTTGCCATTCACCAAATAGCAAGCCGTCCGAGGCATCGCGCCAGCGTCGGCTGCATGGGTTGTTAGGTCTCTTTGCCTTTCTGAGCAACAATTTCCAACACCTTTGCCCCAAACGATCACCCCATCTTGACTGAAGACTACGAAGCCGCTTCAAGCATCGCGGCTTGTTTCAAAACATCAGTAGCCCACTGATTGATGCTCTTGCTGTTGATTTCTGCTGCTGTGGCAACTGCCATATGAATCTCTGGCGGAATCCGCAACGTCAATTTACCCGAATAGGACCGTTGCGGTGGCTGTCCGATTTTTTCGCACACTTCCAGATAGTGATCTACGGCGTCATGAAATGCGGATTCCAGTTCTTCAACGGTGCTGCCATGAAAGCCAACAATGTCTCGAATTCCGATAATGTGTCCGACAAAGATTTTATCTATAGGATCGTATTCGACTTTCGCAGAATAGTTTTGGTAAGTCATTTCGTTCATGGGGTTACTCCTGCCCTCTGCAAGAATTCGCGCACATCTTTCACGCGATAACGCAGCGCCTCTTTTCCAGGGTGGAGCCGATGAAAATCGGCGCGTTGCCCATTCAAAATGAAGGTCACCCGTGAACCACTTCCCTCAATAACCTGGCACTCAATAGCCACAAGTAAAGATTCGATGCTACGCCATTCAATGTTGCCGTTAATCGGGTCGGCAAAGATTGCGGAAAGTGTTTTGCGCTGCTTTGTGTTCATGTCAACTATGATAGCAGATTGCGCCGTCACTTTCCAGTGTTGCCGCCGCCCCTAACGCCACCGTAAGCTGCGCTGGCGCGGTAAACCAAAACCTTTGCCAATCACCAAAACGCAAGCCGTCCGAGGCTTCGCGCCAGCGTCAGCTTGACGGAATGTTAGGCGATTTTAACGTAAATCTGTCTTATGTTCTTCGATCAATTCGGTTACACGTTCAACAAACTCGCTCTGAAAGTTTCCTTTAAGCTCATCCCAAAGTCGCGTTAGGTTTTGCTGTTTAACGAAATCTTTAAGGTCACTGGCCCAAGCAGCATAAATAGCGCTATCAAGTAAGTCGTTTTGCTTTTGGTAAAATATATTCTCATGTAGGATCAACCACCAAACGAGCAAGCTTTTGTAGCGATATTTATCAACCACATCCATATTGTCGTACTTTTCTGAACCCAACACCCATAGTTCAGCCATCTGACGATCTTGTATTAGTTGCATGTTGAATGGGGATGATAATTCGACTAAGGATTGAGAGTTTGCGGTTCGTGACAGTTTGGTGTTTTCACGCAGTTCTCTCCATATAAAAACAACGGAGATAATTACGAAGAGCGCCTCTATTATTGTGGCTATGTTAGCTAAGTTGTTCAAATTCATAGATCCCACCTTCTGTGCGTGGTTGAATATTTTTACTGACACTAAATGGAAAGCCCAGGGCAAATACAGGGGGTGAGTCGGCTACCGTTAAGACTACATCATATCGATGGGTTCTCATAAATGGTCCGCCTAAGGATATGAACAGCTCGAAGCGCCATGTTTTCACACTCGTCTTCAAGCATTTCTGAAAACTCCAGTAATGCAGCATCTTCCCAAGGTTGATCCACATGAACCCACTGATTGCGAAATCTGCGTATAGTGTGAAGTTCTGTTTTTAGGTCTTCGTCTATCGGAGAATCCTCAATTAAGTCGTACAATCGGGAACGCTTACTATTTGCATATTCTGCTCGTAAATAGGTCTCGATGCCTGCAACAGCAGTCAGGATGGAAGCTAGATAAGCACCGTGAGCAAAAGCTGTATCAGCTTCTCGAACGATAAAAGAACACCACTCCGACAAAATAACACTGCCTTGTAAGAGTTCTTCGTCCAGAGTTACCAAATATGCCCAACGTTCTTCCTCATTCATGATGATTTTTGATGCCTAACGCCTTGTTCAGTTGCGCTGGCGCGGTCAGCCAACGCCTTTGCCATTCACCAAAATGCACGCCGTCCGAGGCATCGCGCCAGCGTCAACTGCAACACGTGTTAGGCGGGACGCCTGACCCATGCCTTTGCCGGCTTGCCTGAGCGAAATTGTTAATGCTTTGCACCGAATCGGACTGACGGAACAGGCTGCGACGCTGATTGTTAGCGAACATTATAATGGGAAATGGTCTGCACAGAGTAGGGCTGTTTCAAAGTAGAAAATCCAGAGTTATAGACCACCTGAGTCAAAGCCTGGAAGGCACGCATTCTCTGGAAGCATTGCTGCAAATCACGCAGAAATTTTGCTGCGTCTGCTCTCAATCGTACTTTGAAACAGCCCTATGCACATAAAAACTTCCACCCTTGTACCAATTCCCAAGGACCGTTTTGTCCGTAGGCTTTTGCCTGTACTGCACAGTTTCCATGCGAACAACTTACAATCATGTAGCTCTTAGCGCCGTCACTGTGGATATGCGATCCTCTAGCCTGTTGCATCGGTACACCGTGAACTGGACAGTATCCTTTATTTAGGCGCTCAAGTCTTTCCTTTGCAGATGGTTTTTTACGTTTCCAGAGATTGCTAAGAAAAAAGCCTTTGTCGGCCTTAAAATAGGTTTTAGCTGCTATCATGAAGGCTTTGCCAATCTCATCATCATCATGCCCAATTTCTGCAAAAGTTTCCCACATATGGCCGGCCCGATTGTCACCTTCTTCCAACCGTTTAATGATGAGCTTCGCTATCGCGTCTATTTTAAAATCACTAAGACCCCGCATTTCACCATCACTAGCAACAGAAGTAACATCTGTTAGATCAATTTCTTCAATTGCGGACAACTTTGCGGGTATCCCATGGAGCCTTTGTTCCCAGTCTTTCCATCTGCGTTCTTCAGCCTCCTTCTCGTACTGGAACTCGATATCCTCATCATCCGTTTCTTCAATTGAATATCTTTTTATTTCTTCTACTCTGTCAGTAGACCCATCCTTACGATGTAGTATGATTACTCCACCAATGCCAGATATGATGGCCGGTAGATTATCGCACGAATCATCATAAGGTTCACCTGTCTTTAAAAAAGCCTTGAGTAAAATTGCTCTTTCATGCCCGGCGTTCATAAGCAAATCCATGATGTAGTTATCTTCCATGCCCTTTAATCGCTCTCTCTGAATATATTCGGTCAATTTGGCAAACATATAGTCTTCAAGGCTATCCATTGTTTACTCCTTGTTAGACGAGTCTTGTCTTACAAGATATTTGGTTATTGGATGAAAAGTGAAAAACTCTTTTCTACGACAAGCGCAAAAAATGTAATTGGCCAGATTTTTCTCCCAAGAGAATAGTATTCTCAATCGGGCTGAATGCGCTCGCTGCAATTGGCCCATCAACAGAAAATGCGGATATTTTGTTCCCAGTTTCAAAATCCCAGAGTAGAGCAGAGCAATCATAAGAAGATGATAATATAAACTTATTGTCCGGTGTGATATTTATTCCAGATATCAAAGAAGAATGTCCTTGAAAGCATCTGACTAATTCTTTTGAGTGATTATTCCACATGTAAATATCATGACTACCCATGCCCGAAAATAGAATACATTGTCCATTAGGTGTAACTGCAATAGGTTTGATACCAATCATAGGATTGCGAATTTCCAACTTTGGTACTATTACATCATATAGTGAGCCTTGTTTTATGTCCCATACCTTGATTTCCCTGTCTTGTGCACCAGAAATCACAAATTGTCCGTCGCAACTGATGGCCAGAGACATTACCAATCCCTTATGCCTCCTAAATATGCTTATCGGTTCACCATTACTCACGTTCCAAACCTTAATAAAGTCATTAAAGGTGGAGATGACGTTTTTCCCATCAGGTGTAACAACGAATTTTAGAACTACGGCTGGATTAAATAGGTTTTTTGTAAGCGCTGGATATGTCGTGACTAATTTCCCCGAATCGATCTCCCATAGCCTAAAAGAGTCATCCTCGGATGATAGTGAAAGGATATGGGTATCATCCAAACAAGAAGAAACACACGATACACTTGCCGTGTGGCCTCGTATAGTTCTAATCAATCTGGCAGTATCGAGATCCCACACCTTTATTTCAGCATCTTCAGATCCGGTAATTGCAAGGTTCTTAGTGTGGCATACAGAAATTGAATGAACCATGCCTGAATGGGCGCAGGATTCAAGATAATGCATGGCTTAATCTCCATTTTGTGATGACATCAGAGGCAATGACTATTTGTTGACAATCAGGAGTCATTATTACGTCATTTGGTTTTCCTCGAAACTGCTTAATGGATTTGAGGTGATTCCCAGAATATATCTCCCATATGTCAACCGTATCGGTTGAGTTGAAGCCTACCGAAGCTGAGGCAATGATCCCATTACCTTTTGGCTTGCTGAGTGCTACAATAGATTTATTGTATCCACTGAACGTATGAATCACCCTGCTAAATTCGATATCAAACAAAGTAAATGTTGTAACCTCTTTATCAGTTTGGGAATTGCCAGCAGCAGCAATTAGGTACTTGTTGCCAAAGATAGCTAAATCGCTGATTGGAAGAGAAAAGGGAACCACAAGCATATTAACTATTTCCCATGTTTCTGTATTCCAGAATTTTATAGTTCCATCACTTGATCCAGAGGCAAACATCTTGGCCTCTGTAGAGAAGGCTAAACTGGTTACTGATTTATCGTGGCCTTTGATGCATTTCAACATATGACCAGTTTCAATTGTCCACAAAACAAGTTCGCCACTACTTGATCCTAGAACAACATTATCTCCATCAGGTGCAATGGTAAGAGTTTTTATCCAGGGATTTGATATGCGTTTATACGAATTTACTATTTCCCCAGTTTGTTTATCTCGAACAATTACTTTTTTTTTCTTCGTGAGCGTACCTGGAAGAGAGTATAGAATTTCACCCCCGTCGATATCCCATAGGGTTATCTTGTTTTCAGATATGCTAAGAAAATGTTTCCCGCCAGGTAAAAAAGCTAAACGAGAGTAAATTAGCTTCGGTGATGCCTCAGTCCACAGAACATCCCCTGATTTGGAATCTATGTATTTGATCCTGCCAGCAGAATCACGAGTAACAGTAATATTATTACCCAAATTACTTTCTAACTGTGTTGAGAAAGTTCCGTAAATCTTCGGTTTGGGTTCAAACGATCTTATAAAACAGCCGTTGTCTATATTCCAAAGAGTAACAATATCGCTACCACCTGCTAAAAGAAACTTACTATCGGGACTAATTTCAATACAATGGGCAGCGAAATCAATAATAAGTAACAAATCTTTGCCGGGACTTGTTAAGCTTGATGTCAGTGGAAGCAATTCTAGGTAACTTGCTGTTGCCTTGATCTGATCTAGCAGCTTCCTGATTCCCGAATTCTCGATATCTGATAAGCGTCCAACCAATTGCTGCCTAAGTTGATATTTGTCTTTTTGCAAAATGTGGGATGATAAGATTAAAGATTCACTGATTAACTCTAACTCAACATTGCCTGAGTCATTGAAATCTTCAATTAGAGAGCCTATACCGCACAGAGAAAGCTTCGCGTCAAGAAAAGGATAGCAGGTCAACACAATATATAGTCTTTTGAAGTCATCACTCTTTTTCAGCCACTCCGGCAAATATTTAACGAGGAAATCCCGCTTCTCGGGTGACAAACTTGATAGATAGTTTGAGAAACCGTTCATCTTTATCGGGACTTCCCCAAGACTAACCAGATTTGACGCCTTAATAAAGTTGCATCACAGTGAGAATCCTGCTTTGAAAGTTAAGCACTCGAATTCTGAGAAAACGCTTCATCAGACCATACTGCATCCACCATAATCCCGTAAGCCTTTCTTAAACTAACATGTTCTCCCTCAACTTCATCTTTACTAGCGATAAATTCACGGAAGCTATCGTGATATAAGCGCCATCGTTTTTGCAGCATTTCGTTACACACAATTTTTTGTTCGTACAGGAACTGCTGCCATTCAAGCAGCACAGATCGAATTTGCCTGTAGTCCTTGACGTTGGAGAATGCTGATATTAACTCAATCGAAACCGGCTCTCTAACAATAGACAGCGCTATTACTATAGGCAGTTTGTAGGTTAACCAACCCGTCTCGCTATGTTGGCGCATCCGCCCCCAGTGATCTTCATAGTAGTTTGTCAAACCAATGGGCAATTTCTCTAAAGACGTATCCTCATAAACACCGTGGTTAATGTCGCGTAGTATATAGGTCAAGTACATGAAATTGCCCTGGCTTTTTTCTGCCAGACTCTCGACAAATACTGCTTTATCGATTCCTTGATCAATAAGGTACTTCTGTATACCGAATAGGCCTAATTTACTCTCAATATACAGTTTGACATCCTCTATATTTTCCTTTTGATTCTGTTCGATATCTAGCGTCTCTTGTTCACACTCGATTCGCATATGCAAGTCAGTTCTTCTGGTTGTGACAAGGATATACACGCCTTTCGGCAGTTTATGCGGGAGACATAGCAGGTTCCTGCCAGAAATACTTCCTTGATCTTCCACCTCATCAAGGGCGTCAATCACTATTACAACTCTTTCACCTGTTTCAAGCTTCTCCGAAACTTCATTCATTAAGTGAATCAAAAAACCACCATCTTGAGCGATGTCTGGAGGTAATGAATAGTGTTCTAATTTGTATGCAGCTATCAGTTGAGCGCAGATATTTCGGAGGAAGACTTCTGAATTATTGATGCCTATTGAACGTATATTGAAATGATGGGGAGACTTGTGAGTTTTTACCCATTGTGCTGCTAAAGCCGTTTTCCCAATGCCAGGATCTCCGCGAACTATAAAATAGCCTTGTGGATTAGCCTGAGTGAAGGCATTCACTCGATCGAAAACGAATTGCCTGCCCACAAAATCACGTGTCTTATCCTTAATATACCAAGTAAAGTCCCGTGCTTGTTCCTGTATCCTAAAACTAGAACCCGCAATAGCTAGGATAAGCTCGCTTATAGGCGCATCCATCATGCTGCATAATTCGTTCAGATCGTCAACTATACTGTGTAAGGCTTCAACCAATACAGCGACGTTATCATTAATCCCATCAATCATACGCCGCTCCATTGTGACCCCAAACACCTCGCTTGCTTTTAATTCATCTCGAAGGCAGTTTGCAAAAATCTCCGCTTGTGAAGTGAAATCTATCCACTTTGGAGGATTTTCAATAGACGCCTTCCAACGATCCCCAATCAGTCGGTAATTTGGCTCACGATCGAAGCGTAGAATTTGTGCTAACTCTTCGGCAACGGATTGTTCTGTCAATGGTCCATCTTGTGCAAGCAATGGGGCGGCGATTGTAAAACGAGTTCCAACGGTAGCATAACGTCGGATCGCTTCACCTAAAGCCAGTCTAAATGCATTCTTGACTTTATCTCCCTGAAGCTTGGCCATGGCAGCATCGGCAGCTTTCTCCATTCCTTTGTCGGCGAGGGTGTCAAGCACTTTACTGGTGATAAGACCCAAAACGGCGGTGATAGCAATCGGATCAGGCATTGTCATGTCCTTTTATTTGAATTGGCTAATTGGGTATG from Candidatus Leptovillus gracilis encodes:
- a CDS encoding transposase zinc-binding domain-containing protein, encoding MLRTGNWLDTCRRQHPLSYQQTKAVNDILRCRTAALGGYLKQCDSCGQWEIAYCACKNRHCPGCGHFEKAQWLEKQKALLLPCPYYQVVFTIDHVFNPLVRYNQKLLYDLLFQTAARLLKTYGEKYLKGKIGFTIVLHTWGQTIQFHPHIHCMVTGGALVKTKAGGRWRSAHKKYLFPVVALSADFRRAFCQGVRELAQQGKLAWDAAAMGQTIEEMVTAALRQNWEVYIEAPPKGADNRSPETLAEYLGRYRTLSPSATTASAHRARGRHLPLPRQSGRRVEKEMTLPGLEFIRRFAARAAPIALYASAITGCTTARRKPSDDKRGRCWALAGRCQSRPNYICWIGWRHFWRKTRICARIAARGQMRTVREFGPVKGWRGFLARLVGIPGRARPAPV
- a CDS encoding type II toxin-antitoxin system HicB family antitoxin translates to MNEMTYQNYSAKVEYDPIDKIFVGHIIGIRDIVGFHGSTVEELESAFHDAVDHYLEVCEKIGQPPQRSYSGKLTLRIPPEIHMAVATAAEINSKSINQWATDVLKQAAMLEAAS
- a CDS encoding type II toxin-antitoxin system HicA family toxin, producing the protein MNTKQRKTLSAIFADPINGNIEWRSIESLLVAIECQVIEGSGSRVTFILNGQRADFHRLHPGKEALRYRVKDVREFLQRAGVTP
- a CDS encoding WD40 repeat domain-containing protein, giving the protein MHYLESCAHSGMVHSISVCHTKNLAITGSEDAEIKVWDLDTARLIRTIRGHTASVSCVSSCLDDTHILSLSSEDDSFRLWEIDSGKLVTTYPALTKNLFNPAVVLKFVVTPDGKNVISTFNDFIKVWNVSNGEPISIFRRHKGLVMSLAISCDGQFVISGAQDREIKVWDIKQGSLYDVIVPKLEIRNPMIGIKPIAVTPNGQCILFSGMGSHDIYMWNNHSKELVRCFQGHSSLISGINITPDNKFILSSSYDCSALLWDFETGNKISAFSVDGPIAASAFSPIENTILLGEKSGQLHFLRLS
- a CDS encoding NACHT domain-containing protein; the encoded protein is MPDPIAITAVLGLITSKVLDTLADKGMEKAADAAMAKLQGDKVKNAFRLALGEAIRRYATVGTRFTIAAPLLAQDGPLTEQSVAEELAQILRFDREPNYRLIGDRWKASIENPPKWIDFTSQAEIFANCLRDELKASEVFGVTMERRMIDGINDNVAVLVEALHSIVDDLNELCSMMDAPISELILAIAGSSFRIQEQARDFTWYIKDKTRDFVGRQFVFDRVNAFTQANPQGYFIVRGDPGIGKTALAAQWVKTHKSPHHFNIRSIGINNSEVFLRNICAQLIAAYKLEHYSLPPDIAQDGGFLIHLMNEVSEKLETGERVVIVIDALDEVEDQGSISGRNLLCLPHKLPKGVYILVTTRRTDLHMRIECEQETLDIEQNQKENIEDVKLYIESKLGLFGIQKYLIDQGIDKAVFVESLAEKSQGNFMYLTYILRDINHGVYEDTSLEKLPIGLTNYYEDHWGRMRQHSETGWLTYKLPIVIALSIVREPVSIELISAFSNVKDYRQIRSVLLEWQQFLYEQKIVCNEMLQKRWRLYHDSFREFIASKDEVEGEHVSLRKAYGIMVDAVWSDEAFSQNSSA